GCATTCACATGTTTTTCATAACATTGtgaaagcagcaataaggagttctgttccaaaactactAATCTAACTacataaaaggcatgcaaaaaccttgcaaacaccaccaacagcccagctgacactgatagaagcttgccaacacactaactggtgtcttttggcagtatagctggcaatgtcatgcgtgtgaaagcttttcttcaatttttgcagggggttccagcccgttacacagaactacatagggcatatcttggatggctagtggggaagacacaggtgtttatctgtccttcacatgaccatatgctaccaaaatgaatttgaggatggtaccaagtGAAAAGTGATTCTTGTCTGTTTTCCACTACCCCTAACCTAAACAGATTTTGATGCTCAGTGTGttgtgaaatgttttgaaatctTCTTAATTGAAAATAATGAACTGTTTGACTCCaagttaaattgaattgaaagggaCTGTCTGAAAGAATGTGTTGCATTAAATATGTTTTACCACACAATATAGTGTAGCAGTTCTCTCTTGTCTACAGTTTTTTGCCACTTAGTCTGGAAGGTCATTGCAAGTGCTaatgcatcgtgtgtgtgtgtgtgtgtacctgaggtgAACTGTCTGTTCTTGcgtggtgagcgtgtgtgtgtgtgtgtgtgtgtatgtgtgtgtgtacctgaggtgAACTGTCTGTTcttgcgttgtgtgtgtgtgtgtgtgtgtgtgtgtatgtgtacctgaGGTGGACTGTCTGTTcttgcgttgtgtgtgtgtgtgtgtgtgtgtgtgtgtgtgtttgtgtgtgtgtgtgtgtgtgtgtgtgtgtgtgtgtgtgtgtgtgtgtgtacctgaggtgAACTGTCTGTTCCTGCGTggtgagcgtttgtgtgtgtgtgtgtgtgtgtgtgtgtgtgtgtgtgtgtgtgtgtgtacctgagatGGACTGTCTGTTCTTGCGTGGTGAGcgcgcacgtgcgtgtgtgtgtgtgtacctgaggtgGACTGGGGGTTTGGTTGAGCACTTTAAAAGGAATGCAAAAGCATATCAGTCTTCCTGGGAACAAGCATACTTTTCACAGAACACACCGTATGACCGGTTCTACCAGTGTGGCTGTTTCTCTCATCAACAGGAGAATAATCTGAGGCCTGTCAGTAGTAATGGCGTGAGATGTGCTTGGATGAGGAAACATGCTGCACAGTCAGACAGGCCGGACGGCTGGGAGTCTGTTGATGGCCTTCCTGGAGTAGGTGACACTTTAATGGGCAAGCTGCAAAGGAGGTCAATACAATCAATTTAAGACACAGTATGCAACAATGTCCTACTACTAGACAGAGTACTGGAATCTTCTTCAAATTCATGTCAtgatatatggtcatgtgaaggacagataaacacacctgatgTTCCAACTAGTCGCCTAGGCTCTGCACTACGCAGTTTTTTGGTGCGTGTCAGACAACCCTGCAACAATATAAAAAAATCTTTTTCAGCATGACTTTTCCAtctatatcgccaaaagacatgaGTTAGCATGCTGGCAAgccttctatcagtgccaactgtgctgttgttggagtttttttgcatgccttttcccGTAGTTACAGTAGTATTTGACCAAAACTCTTCACTGTTGTTTGTCTAAATAATGTTTTGAAAGTGTTAAAGTACAATTTTTAAATGTGGTCTTCCAAGACTAccaaatagagagatagataagaTAAACAGTGCAtacaatcaaatacaaataccaTACAAGTAAGTGGTAAGAATTTACTTTAGGGAACCAATATGCCCAATAAAGTCTGCATTAAGCGTCCCTGATCTCCTGCTCGTAGCCTGACTGTTCACTCCCTTGTatgtggctttggataaaagcgtctggtaaatgactaaatgtaaatgtaaacgatCAATTATTAGGCCTGTATTTGCCTATTTTTTATTCTCACAGTATTTGTCATTTATTATTGGTATATCTTTAATAACCGACTAGTTGGTCTTAACCTACTACTAATTATCAACCCTGACAATTGGTAGTTCCAACCATACCATTCCCGTTTCATTACTAGTCTGGGCCTATTTAAACGTGCAGGTGTGGTTGTTACCTTGTCTGCAGCCCACAGagaagtgcaggaatgcggTCAGGTGGTTGAACTAGTTGGAAAGgtttgcttgtctgtgtggtgtgcatcTACTCCAGTGCTGGTGCGTGAAGGTCATCAGAGACAGGGAGTTGGCTTAGTGCGTGTCTTCCCTAGTTCTGTAATGTAATGCTAGATTCAAACAATGAAACGTCCAAAAATGGACCTACCACATTCatctattttgtgtttttgtaaatgtggCATTAAGGCTGATTTATCAGAGATTTATCGGGGTAGACCATTATTTGGCATCTACAGCTGACTTAAAACCAACTACTATGAAGAAGTTTTCCTTTGACTACCCGTTAATACAGAAGTGCTGAAATGTCAGGAATACTGGTTCAACAGGCCATGTGAAAGTGCCCAGAGCAGCGTAATGTGCCCTAAGACAATAGGTCTCTGACAGAACAAACATGGCTTCAAGGCATTTGGCTGTAGTTCAAGTATGAGCAGATTTTTTGTTTGATATTAAGACAGACTGATGAGGAAGCCCATAATGTCAcacctctcttttccctttcaaCTGGTAACATATGAGAATAAATCATTGTCCCTTATTGCATGTGTCACAGGTGGGGGCGCGGGGGCCTCCCCTTACTCTAGatcagtggcgattttagcctgaaatgtCTGGTGGGTCTATGAagtcatgtcaccgtcacaaaaatagagatagctgattattataagcagtaggcctatatagaccaTTATTaaacggctcttcagaatgttccaaaaagttccgttgatttgaatgggccatcccaacgttcgccggtgaatatttcctgatattcaccgctgcgaaaagatattgaccgctgtcattggcaacgggttttgtgcttctgatttacatctttcatatcattccgcaagtagtccggtcatttaacgtaacagactcattgtaatttgaagtcagcaagtaatgggttgctacgcaacacctgaaacttaaaagttctatttgcttgaagaactatttatttctaaacgggaatcacaaaacggcaactaaatcattaaaaagaggtatgttggaggaatgtcttctatcattttggcaagtaaccgtataataagcgggataatgtattgtccgtcggtcattatccaaaaataaatcccttcatgacgaaacaacacccctccgctgcgcgtcggggtgctgttcgccccgtcgggatttatttttggataatgacctccggacaatacattatcccttacgtaaGATACAGTGTTGCCAACTCAGCGACTTTGTCGCTATATCTGGCGACTTTCCAGACCCCCTTGGCGACTTTATTAGCAAAAAGCGACTAGCGACAAATCTAGCgacttttttctgtcatttagtggattattgtgttgacaaagcactgaaaaagcatctcacatatcccgttctgcagttcacgttacaaccgatctcacgagagctgagtacagcAAGTCTCCTCTCCATTCACACAGCGCATGCGCGGCCAGTCTGACTAGCTAGCAGCAAAATATTCGCGGGCAAAATATTCGAACTTTGTATTCGCCCGCAAATTGTACCTCTCCCATAATGTGCGCATGCGCAgcttatttgcatattatgcaAATTGGTTGATTACGTCATCTAGCGACTTCTGGTgacttttgggagagctaacagctactttccttacagaaaagttggcaacactggtaagatatgctatgggctgcattttgagtgccagcagggagcagaaatcctatttcaaatacatttcacatgcttcagcgctcagcgcgacacaaagatgttgcctataatacagcattaaagtaaagtgattgcaacaaagtaaaaagattagacagacacatagctcaaataacttgcataatttattgcttgtggcacacgtgtggcatacaatatgaagcaaaaggcacaactgaaacaaataacagcaacaaaacattctgctaaatgaacgaaactttgttcttgcagattgcattgatacatccatcagctccaaaaaagtTTGACTCACAGAATCGTAGTGTCTTTGCAGCCTGTTGTCGCCCTCGCACATCGTCTCAAAGTTCGCACTTCCAACAGGGCTTTTTGCACgatatcagcctccccagtacataaccattctcctccgtctgtttgttgtgctctaaaatgttccgctgatatgcactatctagctgtgccatgatgttgacGTGCCCCAATAGTCCCAATTGCAGGGCGCAATTGATTATGGGGGTTACAGCTTTcgtgtttcactgttctttctgccagATGCTTCAGGTCTTTGAATCCATCCGTTGTCCGAACTGAATCTGCATTAGTACcaattccaaaaagaaggcatgggaaacagaacagtgctcgttttgatgtgctagctgttagccatgtctttctgtcataccattccGTCTTAAAAGTTCGAGTCGCTTTCGgaccaggctgcagcaggatcaagtcgtctggtctgtgtggtcccaaacgtttgatttctaatttttcttccagcggcaatgtactaaattgcaccctcaacaaataatctactttattcattgtatgaattaaaaaacacttccaaaatagtcGAAATCTAgagatagctaactagcagagccgttactggcattgatctgactgtatgtcacggggtacaggtctcgcggttttcgcattattccagtctagttgccaggcagatttcgtggggcacatctgaaagtgccccaccgctcaatgttaactttggcctgtgtggttcacgctcatttgtgtttccatggtaacggtggggcagcgtgggaCGTTGCCCtaccggaaagggagggacaacggagagcagcatttcacagagcaagcacacagacagaaaaacatacaaatcaaattactccaaaacaagactataatgcttgtgagtcacatttattcacacacatattcacgctactttgcatgaaaaaatatatatttatattgtgccgcgaagtacgaatgtattgagctttctgaacaacagcgtcatctggatctggtggggcaatgccccacctgcccctaatgtagaaacgccactgctcTAGATTGTCACTGACTGAGGAGCAAACCGTATCCCCACCCCAAAGAGACTGGACTGGACTCAAAGAAACAGGTTTAAAAAGGTTTTGGTTTTATTAAATAGTTTAAAAAAGAAGAGTCTCTAATGGTGGTGAGAGAGGGCCGGGGGATGGGGTAGTGAGTGTCGTTACGTGTCTCCTCCAGCAGGGGATCCTGGGCTGTGGGGGACTAGTGAGTGGGAGGCCAAAGATAAGGCGTGCTCTGCACCCTCAGATGGACAGGGCACTAATGTCGCCTACACAGGTTACGTACAGTCAGTCACCCGGAACTGTAATAGGAGTCCACACTAAGAACAGTGAAGACACTTCAATGCAAAATCAGTGTACACTTCTCACAGCACACAACGTCCTTCAAACAGTGTAACTAAGGTGTCACTTCAAACAACGAACTTTTAGTCACTTCAAACAGTCACGGCAACAATGGCACTTTACACAGTGGACTCACGTGACCAACTTGACGAACAGTCCAGGCAGTTATCTCCACGATTTAGCTGAGTAGGGCAACAATGTGTGCAAGGAGGCAAAGCAGGGAACAAAGCAGGGAACAAAGTTGGGTTCTTCTCTGCTTTACAGCTGCAGCTAGTTTgctgacacatgcacaaatcTGCAGAAACTCTGCCTTTCTCCTTTCCCGTTTTTACTGAATGCTCTACGCCAGAGGACACCTAGCCTTGTGGAGACAGGCAAACATCACAATACAACTGGAGACAAACTGTAGAttctgttttaattttttttattgcagttTCTTTGTACACAAGATATGAATGTCTACACCTGACATTTCCTCAATAAGAGTACAAAGTACAACACATCAAGCGATCAATCAGAGCATATACATTATAAATGGCAGATATACCACAGCCAGTGAGTATGCAGACAACTAAATGATTAAGATTTTACAATATATCTTGTGATTTTCTCAATAGAAGTCATTAGAGTATATGGATTAACATATTTATTGATGAATTAACTCATTATGGAGGGTACTTAAAAGCTATTACCTCATTAAATAAATCTGTATATTTACCCTGAACTTTAAGCTCACTGTAAATCACACTGGTAGAGGTAATAGACAGGGAAATCTGATAAAGATAAAAACTATATCTGTACAAAACGCTACCAGTACAAACCTAAAGCTGGGCCTTATAAACATACGGTCCTTGACATCAAAAGCTGCCCTTGTAAATGAGTTGATAACGGACAACCACATAGAAATACCTTTTctaactgaaacctggctaaaaccagatgaaCAACTAAACAACTAAACAGAATTTCAACTGTCTTCCCAGAATAAGATCACCATGAGTACATGTGCAAGCGGTGTGCCAACCCTTAGCATCAATGTTCATTGATGTAATCAGAAAGTATGTTCTTTGCCTTGAGCATCTAGACCGTAATGCAGAATGGAATGCAGAACCTTGGCCCATCCTGGTAATCAGCGACTCAACAGCAAGAGCAAGGTGATGAGGAGGATCAGTGGTGAGGAAGCCATCTTAGGGGAGAGGCTGCACAAAATGCTGTCACACGAGctggaacaaacaaacagcggCTGATTACTACACACCGGCTAAGCAATGCCTGTCAACCAATCCTCAGTTAGTCTTTACAGTTATTACATTTCTTTTAGGACACAATAAGGATGCATTTGATGGCTAAAGTATTTGTCATCTTTTCTGGTGTTCATGAATAAAGATGAGCTGTACTGGGTGTTGTCTACCTGCCATCCACATCAGGTCCCTCGGTGTccgcggtggtggtggtgctcgtggttgtggtggtaggagtggtggttgtggttgtagGAGTGGTGGTGCTCGTGGTTGTGGTGGTAGGactggtggttgtggtggtaggAGTGGTGGTTGTTGCCGTGGTAGTCGTTGTGGTAGTGGTAACACTTtaacaaaaaaagataaaattCCAAGGTCATATTCCAAAACAAATACTACATACTCTGTGTACAGTGTTTTTTCTTGACACGTTTACTTCAGTAATCCCACAAATTGGTATGAGCTCTAAGTCTatttcagacacacagcaaATTATATTACAATGCTAAACCCACTCACTCCTCATTATGCAAATATTTTACTTTGAAATGTAAGCACGTAATGAATACTGTTTTGAAGAGTATACCGTGAACAGGGACCATCATCAATACTCTCCTCAGGAGTTGAAGTGAAATTCTGCACAGGAATTGCGGCACAGGGCAGTGAGTTATTTGTAAGCAGAGGGCTCAGAtctgaaatggagagaaaggcagggaCATTAAACCACTCAGATCTCTCCTCTCACATGAATAATTAGACTCTCACAATCATGTGACTCATATATCTATAATGTAGAATGCAACTATATAAGCTCACAATCTCCTGCATGCATCAGATAAtcttaggggggggggggactccaCCTGAACACATTGGTTGGATATTTGGTACATCTACCATCTATGAAAGTCGAAGTTTTACAGAGAGAACAAACCCATAATGCCACCAGGGAAAAAGGGGACTAATCTCAGAGAACATGCAGTATGTAGTTTAGGAACACCCACCTTGCATGGTGAAGAAGAAGATGGCATCGCCTCCTTTCAGGAAGTCTCTTTTCTGAAGGTCCTCCAAGGCCATGAAGTATCCCCATCCATAACCATTTGATGCATAAAAGGTCTCACCACCCACTGTGGTTAGACTTCCCACCTCTCGGGGGTTTCCCCAAGCGAACTTCCCACCTGGatttaacaacaaaacaaaaacaaaattacTGTGATTGATGTAATGATGAATAATTATGAACGGATTATTGTCGTTATTTTATTAAGAGTAAACAAACAAGAATCATCTGCTGATATCGACTTGCATGAAGCATTAAAACATTTGACTTTGAAAGTGGGCACCAGCTAGTGTGATAGACAAGTTAATCACAACAGAACAAAAGATGATTTTCTTTACTCATCAGTGCTGTGGCTATAAGCACCTGATATCCGTGCTGGGTCTGTGGTCAAACTCCTCTCCTTGGACATGCGCAGCTGCATCTGTGGATTCTGGTCCAGCATCTGCGCTGTAATCTGCCTCCATGCCAACGGCCACTCGAGTGTGTCGTCATAGTCTCCAGACACCAAGCGCACATATACGCCAAAAAATGTCTTCCGCAATTGTAGAAGGATCTGATACCCATAGCCATCTATGGAGTAGTACCTTGGGCTATAGAGGAAGGTGCCATAATTACTGGTATTCAAAACCTCCTCGAAGTTCGGGATTTGCCATGTGTGATGGGGGCATTCGGTCTCTGACAGGTTAATGTCGTCCACGGAAAAGCCACCGCTGGACGACCCTGCTCCTTTGCGGGCATCAAACTCCACCTGGAAGGTCTTAGTGGTGTTCAGGGGAACATGGTGGAGCTTCCAGTACTCAGCTGGGGAacctgagagaggaagtggaggtaGGTAGATAAGGAAGCTGATCAATTCTCTATGAAACACGTTATATTTtaagtagggctgtcaatcgattacattttttttactaattaatcgcacattttgaaattaattattcgcgattaatcgcgattaaaagtttgtttttgttcttaagactaaatcttataaataaacaagtaatcacttcagacagcgtgtattttagacactgttgtttaattgtattttttttttaacacaatggtgcccctcgacggtaaatcgtaagaatttcccctgaagcaattcgaatcacctcaatcagcccactgtcctcaactatgttgatgggccgacagtcaccggcaacccaaatggaaACCTTTTCACGGaatggtctagttattttcctagagaagtcatggagtgtgggttggcgatcatctaacctgggactgctttctgtcgggtgctttgcattaaggtgataacttcaagacgagctgcttctgtgatagctaaattcagcttgacaaatgctacatccaactttagttttgtcgattgttccgtcattttggctcttaaacagagactttccgcccaacccTGACCACAGCTCtatccatcttcaactaccgcagtggttctcaaactttttctgtcattccccactttgaacaaggggggttattcaagccccacctgtccctcatcgctcccataaaatggtaggccaagccccctacttacgggctacattgcccgaggggacacaggttcaagtctggcctgatgtaatttcccaatcctctccccacctcttctccgcctcgcttcctgtcataacttcatgtcctatccaaataaaggcatttttttttttaaagttgcgttaattaaTAATTAAGTTGACATTACCTGTGATCTGGCCCATGAGTCTGATTGTTCCTTCTGTGTCCTCCTCACTGTCAAACTCTCTCATCCAGATGTTGAGCTGGTCCGTTTCATTCCCACTGTAGTAGTAATAGAACTGAAGGCACTGGACCTGGCATGTTCTACCAGGAGTCATCCTCCTGGTGGTCAGTCTGGCTGAATCCCATTCTTCTCCAGTTATAGTGCTGAAGTGCATGAAGAAGCCATGAcctatttttttaagatataaatacaattgacaGTTTTTGTTATCTTTCATTAAGTGTTAGTCATATAATTTTGCTGCATACATAGAATGAACATTTTTAAATTTTGAATTTTCATtgaatgatatttttttttcagaaaatcctctttttttctaccCTGAGAGTCAGTGCCCAGGTAGGTGTGGTCTGAGTGGGGACCTCCATCAGCTCGGCTCACTCTCTGCCATCCAGCTGAACTCCTGGAGCagacactcatctcacacaggcTCTCATCTTCAAAGCTGCAGTGGTCCAGGAAGGAGACTGACGCATCTGAGTTTTCAAAAAGGTGGAACTTGATATACACAAACTAGTGAGGAAATTAGTTGATTTATTTGTGTCAGACATTGGCACTTACCGCAGTTATAGAGCCTGTTCAGTTCAAGTGCATCTGTTGAGCTCATTTCTATACTGTTGCCGATCACATCTTGAAACTCGGGTTGCTTTGTGATGATGGTGGATCCATTTCCATTACTGAAGGCATCTTCCTCGTAGTGCATTACAGATGTGTAGTCATATGAAGTATTAAGGAGGCTAGAGTATTTCTCACTTACTTTATCAAAATTGCGCTCAAACCCTTGGggaaatacaaaacacatataTAGAAACAATCCATGTCATATCTCTCATATATTTATTGAAGACTTTCATCTCAGGCCATATGCTACAATCGGCAAATCTGTATATTACGATTTTGAAATTATgcaattattatattattagatatatattatattcagcAATTATGCAGCAAGATTGTGAACCTTCTTGGATGTTCTCCCAGATTATTGTGACATGGTCATCTCTGTCATATCTGGACTGCTCGTGAAAGAAGCCCAGGGCATGAAGAAGCTCATGTTCCACAATGGGAACAAATGCGCAGCCAGACCCAATGGAAACAATCTGTCCACCTGAAAAGAGTTTTCCTACATAAGAGAAACACCTGCAAGACACgttatatttattaatttactcAAGCTAAATGAAAGAGCATTGTGTGCGGTTAATCCCTTTAACAGGAAAGACCTTACCCTCCTAATTTCTGGATGTGGATGAAGTCATCTTCATTTTGCTGCGGAATAAAGTTGATGCAGGATTTCAGACCAAACTGCTTAAAGGCCCTCAAAATGATCCCTTTGGAATGCACATCTTTGAAAGCAATAGTAAAAAGTACATTCAAGATGAGCTTGTGTTGTGGTTCAGTTGTCATTATTTGAGAAATTGCAGTAAATCATATTGAATGCACTGACAAACCTGCAAAGTTCGAGCCAGTGGATTAATGAATAAATTGTTGTTTGGCTGTGATATCCGTTGTCTGTGTACTCACCAAGAGTGTTTCCCAGCAGATAGGGAACAGAAGTGTTCCATTTGGCTCCCTCTCTCAAAGTAGAGCTTCTCGAGTTACTCTGGAGATGAGTTCAAGAAAGTcctgtattattattttattgtgcATTCCATTGTGTCTGTCCATTTAGAGTGAATGCTGTCTGTGGGGTGCTGACATAAAAGCTGTAAAGCCATCCCCAATGCTATTGTTCACCATCTTGACTCTTCTCACACATATTTTCACACATTGCACTTGTCAGGAGGACTGGGAGGACAGGGGATCACAAATTGAAATGTCAGTTGAAAGGCTGACTTGAACGTGTCTTTTAACCGGCCAGGTCTGAGAGGACTAAATTGTTGATGAATATGTGGGTAGTCAGTTGATGACTGTGTGAGtcagaaacaaatacaaagaTTATATATGAGGAGAGGGTGGCCATGGAGGGCTTAAACTGGGTTAACTGAAATGCCTTATATAGTATAAGATTAACAGACATTATCACActgaaaacaattaaaatatacattttcaaaagACTTACTTCCATTATGTCTCCATAAATTAGATTCAATCCTGAATGACAATTAAAATGAAGAAATATGCTTTTAGTGACTAATTTATCTTCACCTTTTGACATTACATTAATTATCTCTGATTTGGAATCTAGCATATGAGCTTACCTTCGTTTATTTTTGCAATGCTGCGAATTTCATCTTGAAGCTCTTTAGAGAAAAGAAACAACGCATCAATGAATCAATATTGTTGCAATATTAGTGTTGTTAACACCATCAATTTATGACAGTTCTGACTTTTACTCACTCACAAAGAAGATCAATTCTGTACACCCATGACatttatactgtacatatgtaagggataatgtatagtccgccagtCAGTATAGGAAAAGAATTCCCGACGGGACGAATAGGACCCCAACGGgcagcggactatacattatcccttacatatcagTCCTCGGAACGTTGGGGTAGCCCATTTCATCAATgaaactttttgcaacattctgaggagccatTAAATATATGTACATAATGTACCTTTTTCATAATTCTTATCCACAAATTAGATTGAATTTGTAGAATAGAACAGATTAAAAGCAAAGCCACTCACCTATGAGCTCAGGTGCTGGCTGGCATTGAGATTGAACAGGTTAAAGGTTATTTCACTTATG
The DNA window shown above is from Clupea harengus chromosome 11, Ch_v2.0.2, whole genome shotgun sequence and carries:
- the LOC122133285 gene encoding integumentary mucin C.1-like, producing MALEDLQKRDFLKGGDAIFFFTMQDLSPLLTNNSLPCAAIPVQNFTSTPEESIDDGPCSRVTTTTTTTTATTTTPTTTTTSPTTTTTSTTTPTTTTTTPTTTTTSTTTTADTEGPDVDGSSCDSILCSLSPKMASSPLILLITLLLLLSR
- the LOC105899698 gene encoding meprin A subunit beta-like, with product MWGGLRHITGYKGRNSSDDQTAASPPDDLNTFYGRFEATNPLPSARLARDDCTLSLTVADVRRELQRVNPRKSSWPNGVPSRVLRGCADQLAESNSRSSTLREGAKWNTSVPYLLGNTLDVHSKGIILRAFKQFGLKSCINFIPQQNEDDFIHIQKLGGCFSYVGKLFSGGQIVSIGSGCAFVPIVEHELLHALGFFHEQSRYDRDDHVTIIWENIQEGFERNFDKVSEKYSSLLNTSYDYTSVMHYEEDAFSNGNGSTIITKQPEFQDVIGNSIEMSSTDALELNRLYNCDASVSFLDHCSFEDESLCEMSVCSRSSAGWQRVSRADGGPHSDHTYLGTDSQGHGFFMHFSTITGEEWDSARLTTRRMTPGRTCQVQCLQFYYYYSGNETDQLNIWMREFDSEEDTEGTIRLMGQITGSPAEYWKLHHVPLNTTKTFQVEFDARKGAGSSSGGFSVDDINLSETECPHHTWQIPNFEEVLNTSNYGTFLYSPRYYSIDGYGYQILLQLRKTFFGVYVRLVSGDYDDTLEWPLAWRQITAQMLDQNPQMQLRMSKERSLTTDPARISGAYSHSTDE